The following are encoded in a window of Homalodisca vitripennis isolate AUS2020 unplaced genomic scaffold, UT_GWSS_2.1 ScUCBcl_11460;HRSCAF=20730, whole genome shotgun sequence genomic DNA:
- the LOC124374944 gene encoding uncharacterized protein LOC124374944, producing the protein MYFVFQETLCSVSWRFVKPRIIKVLALEVKRLLYLQKKLDKNNISIQFFESSKSPKHGWQSYVEIGPGRCSPAMCHHIQDSTIQEPEHTRKCDCLLSYCSVYAVFTLSFQQLKEVHISALLSNK; encoded by the exons atgtactttGTTTTTCAGGAAACCCTATGTTCAGTAAGTTGGAGATTTGTAAAGCCTCGCATAATCAAGGTCCTTGCACTGGAGGTCAAAAGATTATtgtacttacaaaaaaaattagacaaaa ATAATATAAGCATACAATTTTTTGAGAGCTCTAAGAGTCCAAAGCATGGATGGCAGTCATATGTTGAGATCGGTCCCGGACGATGTTCACCAGCAATGTGCCATCATATTCAG GACTCCACCATACAAGAACCAGAACATACAAGAAAATGTGACTGTCTATTATCGTATTGTTCGGTCTACGCAGTCTTCACCCTGTCCTTTCAGCAACTCAAAGAAGTACACATATCTGCCCTGCTGTCGAATAAGTAA